CCGTGCGCAGCTTCGCCTCCTCCTCGAGGTAGACGCCCACCGCGTGCTTGATCTGGCGCGCCTTCTTGACCCCGAGGTCGGTCGACTCGCCGAGCTTCATGACGTCGGCCTCGTTGTGGATCGCCTCGACGGTGGTGTACCCGGCGCGCTTGAGCTGGTCGATGGTCTTCTCGCCGACGCCGCGCACGCGGGCGAGCCGCTCGTCCTGCGAGAGCTCGTCGGGGTGGCGGCGCGCCTCGGCCAGGCGGGCGGCCTCCCGCTCCTGCTCGAGCCGGATCTCCTCCTCGGTGTCCACCACCGCCTGCTCGCGGGCGCGCTTCTGCAGGTCCGGGATCATGTCCATCGTGAAGCCCGGGAACTGCGTCAGCATCTCGGGGGAGGCGTTGGCGAGGTCCTGCGCCTTCCGGAACCCGTGGGAGTAGAGCATCTCCTGCAGGTTCTCGGGGATCTCGATGGCGTTGAAGCTCTGGGTGGCGAACTCGCGCATCTCCTTCACGCGCGACTCGCTGTTGATGTCGAGCTTCCAGCTCGTGAGCTGGGACGCGAGCCGGACGTTCTGCCCGCGCCGCCCGATGGCGAGCGAGAGCTGATCGTCGGGGACGATGATCTCCATGGCCCGGTTCTGCTCGTCCATGAGGACGCGCGAGACCTCGGCCGGCGCCAGCGCGTTGCAGACGAAGCGGGCCGGATCGTCGTTCCACGGCACGATGTCGATCTTCTCGCCGCGCAGCTCCTGGACCACCGCCTGCACGCGGCTGCCCTTCATGCCGACGCAGGCGCCGACCGGGTCGACGTCCGAGTCGCGCGAGCTGACCGCGATCTTGGCGCGCCCGCCCGGCTCGCGGGCGGCGGCCTCGATCACCACCACGCCCTCGGCGATCTCCGGCACCTCCATCTCGAAGAGCCGCTTGAGCAGCTCCACCGAGGCGCGGGACAGGATGATCTGCGGCCCCTTCGACTCGCGCAGCACGTCGAGCACGAACGCCTGGATGCGGTCGCCGGCGCGGTAGCTCTCGCGCGGCACCTGCTCGCGGACCGGCAACACCGCCTCGGCCCGGCCGAGGTCGACGATGACGTTGCCGCGCTCGAAGCGCCGGACGATGCCGGTGATGACCTCGCCCTTGCGGTCCTTGTACTCGTTGAAGACGTTCTCGCGCTCGGCGTTGCGCGTGCCCTGGATCATGACCTGCTTCGCCGTCTGGGCGGCGATGCGGCCGAAGGAGCGGCGGAAGGTCTTGAGCTTGAGGAGGTCGCCCCACTGCTCGTCCTGCGCCTTCGCCTCCACCTCGTCCTCGGGGCGGTAGTAGATGGGGAAGTCGAGCTCGTCGCCGACCTCCACCTCGATCCCCTTCTCGTTCGCGACCGCGAGCGGGATCATGTTGGTGGGGTCAGGGAGCGGCGCCTCCGGCGTGGGGTCGGCGACGATCGTGAGCACCTGGAACAGGTCGATCTGCCCCTTCTCGTCGTCGTAGTGCGCCTTGAGGTTGCGCTCGATCCCGAAGTGCTTCTTGGCGGCCATGGCGATGGCCTCCTCGAGGATGGCCACGAGCGTCGCGCGCTCGATGCCCTTGTCCTTCGCCACCTGGTCGAGGATGAGGTTCAGGTTCACGGTCTGCTGCATGGCTACTACTCCTTCCTCTTCAGGTCGGCCTCGAAGTCGTACTCGAGGTGCGCCTTGGCGATGCGGTCGTGCGGGATGCGGTGCACCGTCCCGTCCACGTCGAGCTCGACGGCGCCGTCCTTGAATCCCTTGAGCGTGCCGGACCAGTTCTTGCGGGGCCCCGCCGGCGTGTCGATGGGGCCGTACGTCTTCACCTGCACCCGCTGCCCGGCGAAGCGCTCGAAGTCGGCGGGCTTCCGGAGCGGCCGGTCGAGGCCGGGCGAGCTCACCTCGAGCGCGTAGGCCGGCTCGATGAAGTCCTCGACGTCGAGGATGGGCTCGATGGTGCGCGACAGCTCCTGGCAGTGGTCGATGGTGACGCCGCCCGGCCGGTCCACGAACAGCCGCAGCACCCAGCTCGACCCCTCGCGCCCCCACTCCACCTCGACGAGCTCGAAGCCCTCGCGCGCGATGACGGGCTCGAGCAGGCGGCGGGCCTGGTCGGCGACGGACTCTGAGCCAATGGCGGTCATGTTCCAGAAAAACGAAAAAGTGGGCGCTCACGCTGCCCACTTTCGGGTCCCGGCGGGGCCGGGGTCGAAAATGTCGAGCGGTGTAGGTAGCAGAACGCCTGGGTTGGGTCAAGGTCGGCGGGGCGGGCGCGGGGGCGCCTGGCGAGGGGCGGCCTACCCTCCCCCGAGCGCGAGCCCGAGCAGCCACTCGCGGTTCCCGGCCGGCCCTTCGATGGGCGACTCGGCCTCGCCGGTGACCTCGAACCCGAGCGCGCGGGCCGCCGCCTTCACCTGCTCGAGCGCCTCCCGGCGCTGGGCGTCGTCGCGCACCACGCCCCCCTTCCCCACCTCGCCCTTGCCCACCTCGAACTGCGGCTTCACGAGCAGCACCGCGGCGCCGCCCGGCCGGAGCAGCGCCCGCACGGCCGGCAGCACCAGCCGGAGCGAGATGAACGACAGGTCGCCGGTGACGAGGTCCACCGGCCCGCCGAGGGAGCTGGCGTCGAGGTGGCGCGCGTTCTCGCGCTCGCGGACGACCACCCGGGGATCGCCGCGCAGGCGCGGGTGGAGCTGCCCGTACCCCACGTCCACCGCGAACACCTTGGCCGCGCCGCGCTGCAGGAGGAGATCCGTGAACCCGCCGGTGGAGGCGCCGAGGTCCGCGCACACCTTCCCGCGGGGATCGACCGGGAACTCCGCCAGCGCGCGCTCGAGCTTGAGCGCGCCCCGCGAGACGTACTTCTGCGGCGCCGCGTCGTCCTTCACCCGCAAGGGCAGCGCCGGGTCGACGAGCTGGCCCGGCTTGTCGACCCGCTGCTCGCCCGCCACCACCGCCCCCGCCATGACGAGCGCCTGCGCCTGCGTCCGGGACGCGGCGAGCCCCTGCTCGACCAGGAGGAGGTCGATGCGTTGCTTGCGCACCTCAGGCCACGCCGCGCGCGGCGCGGTCGCCGACGAGCTCGCGGGCGGCGGCGGCGATGCCGGCCGCGTCGAAGCCGAGCTCGGCGCGCTGCTTGCCCGCGTCGCCGTGGGTGACGAACGCGTCCGGCAGCCCGAGCCGCTTC
The Anaeromyxobacter diazotrophicus genome window above contains:
- the nusA gene encoding transcription termination factor NusA encodes the protein MQQTVNLNLILDQVAKDKGIERATLVAILEEAIAMAAKKHFGIERNLKAHYDDEKGQIDLFQVLTIVADPTPEAPLPDPTNMIPLAVANEKGIEVEVGDELDFPIYYRPEDEVEAKAQDEQWGDLLKLKTFRRSFGRIAAQTAKQVMIQGTRNAERENVFNEYKDRKGEVITGIVRRFERGNVIVDLGRAEAVLPVREQVPRESYRAGDRIQAFVLDVLRESKGPQIILSRASVELLKRLFEMEVPEIAEGVVVIEAAAREPGGRAKIAVSSRDSDVDPVGACVGMKGSRVQAVVQELRGEKIDIVPWNDDPARFVCNALAPAEVSRVLMDEQNRAMEIIVPDDQLSLAIGRRGQNVRLASQLTSWKLDINSESRVKEMREFATQSFNAIEIPENLQEMLYSHGFRKAQDLANASPEMLTQFPGFTMDMIPDLQKRAREQAVVDTEEEIRLEQEREAARLAEARRHPDELSQDERLARVRGVGEKTIDQLKRAGYTTVEAIHNEADVMKLGESTDLGVKKARQIKHAVGVYLEEEAKLRTELNAERAAAGTGGSPV
- the rimP gene encoding ribosome maturation factor RimP — its product is MTAIGSESVADQARRLLEPVIAREGFELVEVEWGREGSSWVLRLFVDRPGGVTIDHCQELSRTIEPILDVEDFIEPAYALEVSSPGLDRPLRKPADFERFAGQRVQVKTYGPIDTPAGPRKNWSGTLKGFKDGAVELDVDGTVHRIPHDRIAKAHLEYDFEADLKRKE
- a CDS encoding TlyA family RNA methyltransferase, encoding MRKQRIDLLLVEQGLAASRTQAQALVMAGAVVAGEQRVDKPGQLVDPALPLRVKDDAAPQKYVSRGALKLERALAEFPVDPRGKVCADLGASTGGFTDLLLQRGAAKVFAVDVGYGQLHPRLRGDPRVVVRERENARHLDASSLGGPVDLVTGDLSFISLRLVLPAVRALLRPGGAAVLLVKPQFEVGKGEVGKGGVVRDDAQRREALEQVKAAARALGFEVTGEAESPIEGPAGNREWLLGLALGGG
- a CDS encoding transketolase C-terminal domain-containing protein; its protein translation is LFCELAASARRVVTVEEGALMGGFGAACLEAFERGGVLPGLQVKRLGLPDAFVTHGDAGKQRAELGFDAAGIAAAARELVGDRAARGVA